ATTTCCCGAGGTGATTAGGAAATTGAATTAAGCAGTTTTGTAAGCTGCAGATTTCTGGAACTAGGCCTTTTTAAGTTTTATATGGTTCACAGAAGGCTTTTCTTGCAAAAAGTAGGTTTCAAGATTTATATTACTTGAATGATAGTTGAAGGACATATGTTGGAAAGGTTTTAATGGCGGCAGGAAGTGAATTGTTGTTGAGAAAGGCAGGCAGTTGCAGTCTGAAAGAAGAGATGACCAAGGTGACACTCCGTGGTATCCGGAATCAGGGGCATCCATACGTCGAGCTAAGGGAAAATGGGAaacggttcaccttcttttgcaCGTTGTGTCTCTCCCCCTGTTACGGTGAAACCACGCTGCTCAATCATCTCAAAGGAAACCTTCATGCTCAAAGGTATGCCGATGCGAAACTTACCCTCTTTGGATCCACACCATGGCCTTTTAATGATGGCATCTTTTTCTTCCATCAATCATCTGAAAAAGACCAACGACAGTTAACAGTATTGAATTCTAACGTATGATAAGATTTCAGTTGCTAACAGTGACAACTCTGGAGCTATTATGAGTAACAGACATGACAATACTTTGGAAGCTGATAGCAGTGATGGAATTGGGCTTAATGGGAATAATGGAAGCGTCAATTTGAAGCCCAAAGACATTATTCTTGGACTTTCTTATAATGCCTGTGATAAAATTGTGAATAAAGCTCATATGATAAAATTCTTGGACTCTGCATTTCTATCAAGCAGTGGAACAGaataaagcttaacctaaagctCATATGACACGTTAGACTCATTAGTCTCATATGAAACATTAGATGACTTGGATATTGTTTAGTGGAATTCATtcttttatttgttatccaaacccttttttcttttttcaggccATTTGCTCATTCAATCTCCCgagtgttttttttcttctttgaattctatattaattttcatttttgaatttttgtgtAACTTTCAGGGATGGATTTGGACTGTGAATTTAGCCCTCTCAATAGAAGAAAAGTGAGGTCACCATGAGTCATTGGAATTTGGAATGTATTTCAAGCAAGGGATAGCTGATGCAACAAAAAGAGCTTTGACTGAGTAGACCTGGTCACATCAAGTTGTGTGAGTTTCAAGTTGAGCCACTTAGCTTTAAAATTATGGCAAATGAAAATTCAGTCTTTTATAAATGTTACCAACCATAGTGCAGCACCTCTTcttatgtatgttgaacatctaaaccattcattaagtAAGCCTCACTGTGCATACCGTCATTCTAAAACTTGGTGGGTTGACTCAAAACTCACCCAAGTCAACTCGGCTAGAGAAGATTTCGAGCCAAGACTCTTGGAAACTTGCTGACAAGCGTAACTCACCCAAGTCAACTCAGGAATTTTACTTTGTTTTAAAGATAATGGAATTTTTAACTATGATGGATGATTCCTTTGGATGCTCCGTGTCGGGGGAGTTCCTGGTGTCCGCTGTGAGAGACGGGGATCTTCAAGAAGCTAAGGCTCTCTTGGAATATAATCCTCGCCTTGCAAGGTACTCAACTCTCGGCATTCGTAATTCTCCTCTCCATTATTCTGCAGCGCAGGGCCACTACGAGGTGATTCATTTAGTTTTTGTTTCCCATTTGATCCTGACTGGTTATTAAATTCATGGGCCTTTGTAGATTTTCTAAACTGATTGTATTGGCCTTTTCCTTTAGATTGTTTCTCAATTGGTTGAGGCTGGCGTTGATGTTAATCTTAGGAATTATCATGGGAAGGTAATATCAATCTTTTCTATTTATGCAAATTAGAcgattttcttctgttttttcaaTTTGTTCTTTTTTAGCATTTACTACTTAGAAGTAACCcttcaacaacaaccaaaaagaaaaacgTAGAAGTTGGAAGTAAAAATATTTTGGTATCAATTTATACTTCATTTTGAATTGCCCATCACCTACATTTTCCATTCATCAATCTGTAATAAGAGGATTGCTACTGTGACAAAAAATTCATGTCAAGTGTGTGCTAATTGTCAGAAAATAAAACCTGATGCTAATTCTGTGCAAGTCTAGCAAAGCAAGATTTGATTGGCAAAACAGAATTCATACTGAATCAGTGGAAACGTTATAATTTAGGGACCAGCAAGACAGATTCTAACAAGCAAACAGAGGATCCATCTTTCATTTTTATGTGGGCTGAAGGTTTTTAGAGATATCAACTCACCTGAGGAGTGGCATGGACTGCAAATCCATTAACGATGTGATTTTGAAAGAAAGATAAATTAGTAGATCCAATTCCACTTTTATGCAGGTGAGCTTAATTCTGATGTATTCATGGCTTTTCAAATGACAttctccatttatttattttctactttGAAATGGTGTTTGTATTTTGATTattattgtcattattttcttaaaGCAATTTCTTCATGGGTGTTGAGTTTTTGTGAAGTGTAGAATGCTTTTATTGTGAAATTAGATGCATAAACTGGATCTCAAAGAGAAGAAGCTGTATTGGATTTTCTTTAATTTTGCGGTTGAGGTAAGCCTCACTGTTTCTTGGATTTTTAAACAGGGAGATTTCTAACCTGGTACAGGACATGAATTTACTTCCTGTGCGTAGCTCAAGAATGGGATACCTTGCACAATGATCCGGTGATCCTTGAAGTTCACTATGTTATAAAGATGCAACGGTCATAATACTGAGGTCATGGTTTTTTCCTCATTGCACTATGTTATAATATCTGTACTTTTTCGTTCTTTGAGAGAATTTTGAGTGGAAATGGAATCACTATGGGCCCCCTGGAACTCCATTACTTCTGCACTAGTCTTAAGTGATAGTGGCCATACATCCATGTGTTCTTTTAGCTGTGGTTTGAGCATGGTAGGCCAACAGTTGTATCTTGGAACATAAGGCTCCAATTTATCTAGCTCCAGATAATGGTGACATGCTGGTGAGGTAAAATAGATCATTTTAAATTCTATAAAACATGGCTATATGGTGACTGCGAGTTGATAAGGCTTGGACTCtgatttctcctttcttttccatagtaatgattttttatttttttttgggagttcttcttctttgtttctgcAATGGTATGCTGATTTCTCTTAAGTCGACATCCTGATGGTTTAAGTGTTTGGAACTGAGGTTGGTGTTTTCTCTCGGGTTCTCATCATGTTTAGGAATTGGGCTCCTTGAGCTAGTCGTGTTGGGGATCTTACTATACAGGGGACGGTT
This DNA window, taken from Magnolia sinica isolate HGM2019 chromosome 14, MsV1, whole genome shotgun sequence, encodes the following:
- the LOC131224696 gene encoding E3 ubiquitin-protein ligase XBAT32-like isoform X2, which encodes MEFLTMMDDSFGCSVSGEFLVSAVRDGDLQEAKALLEYNPRLARYSTLGIRNSPLHYSAAQGHYEIVSQLVEAGVDVNLRNYHGKDMNLLPVRSSRMGYLAQ
- the LOC131224696 gene encoding E3 ubiquitin-protein ligase XBAT32-like isoform X1 codes for the protein MEFLTMMDDSFGCSVSGEFLVSAVRDGDLQEAKALLEYNPRLARYSTLGIRNSPLHYSAAQGHYEIVSQLVEAGVDVNLRNYHGKGPARQILTSKQRIHLSFLCGLKVFRDINSPEEWHGLQIH